In Prunus dulcis chromosome 2, ALMONDv2, whole genome shotgun sequence, a single genomic region encodes these proteins:
- the LOC117619931 gene encoding uncharacterized protein LOC117619931 yields MDPRYPRPLRIHLVSSTDSPEFTDLTQSLTRSRIIALDAEWKPIRTHHQSSFPTVSLLQLACQLSSDSVESDDSVVFLLDLSSIPLPSIWELLRDAFVSPDILKLGFRFKQDLIYLSSTFSSQGCEQGFDKVEPFMDITSIYHHLQHSQPGRKTSKDIKSLATICKEILGISLSKELQCSDWSCRPLTEEQKTYAAIDAQCLLEIFNVFQAKVIKEGSLIHSPTESTVYLGLKEVLEKLDVCNKIVRMKFHEALDIVRATTSYIYPNIATEEGMALRTRPRNTLPMDELLARVVNKYGEEILLKESDKRARTSKRKSKRRSSVGLICKEKQGQSFEDWQGPPPWDLTLGGDGHPKFLCDVMVEGLAKHLRCVGINAAIPYSKKPGPRALIEQANKEKRVLLTRDAKLLRHDYLIKNQIYRVKNLLKNEQLLEIIETFQLKICEDQLMSRCTKCNGRFIQKPLTTEEAVEAAKGFQRIPNCLFDKNIEFWQCMDCNQLYWEGTQYHNAVQKFIDVCKLNE; encoded by the exons ATGGATCCCCGATATCCAAGGCCCCTCAGAATCCACCTAGTTTCATCCACCGATTCTCCCGAGTTCACAGACTTAACTCAGTCTCTGACGCGTTCCAGAATCATTGCGCTCGATGCCGAGTGGAAGCCCATCCGCACCCACCACCAGTCGTCTTTCCCAACAGTCTCTCTCCTCCAACTCGCCTGTCAACTCAGCAGTGACTCGGTCGAGTCAGATGACTCAGTCGTTTTCCTGCTCGACTTATCCTCCATTCCTCTACCTTCAATCTGGGAATTACTTAGAGACGCATTTGTTTCCCCCGACATTCTGAAACTGGGTTTTAGATTTAAGCAGGATTTAATATACTTGTCTTCCACTTTCAGCTCACAAGGATGCGAACAAGGGTTTGACAAG GTGGAACCCTTTATGGATATTACGAGCATATACCATCATCTGCAGCACAGTCAACCTGGAAGGAAGACGTCAAAGGATATCAAGAGTTTAGCAACTATCTGCAAAGAAATCCTTGGCATTTCTCTTTCAAAG GAGCTTCAATGTAGTGATTGGTCATGTCGTCCTCTTACAGAAGAGCAGAAAACATATGCAGCCATTGATGCACAGTGTTTGCTTGAAATATTTAATGTCTTCCAAGCCAAGGTCATCAAGGAAG GGAGCTTGATTCACAGTCCCACTGAATCAACCGTGTATCTTGGGTTGAAAGAGGTTCTTGAGAAGCTTGATGTATGTAATAAAATTGTAAGGATGAAATTCCATGAAGCTTTGGATATAGTCCGAGCTACCACTTCTTATATTTATCCTAATATAGCTACAGAAGAGGGAATGGCTTTGAGGACGCGACCTAGGAATACCCTGCCTATGGATGAGTTACTCGCGAGGGTTGTAAACAAATATGGGGaggaaattttgttgaaagaATCTGATAAAAGGGCCAGaactagcaaaagaaaatcaaaaagaCGGTCATCAGTGGGTTTGATTTGCAAGGAAAAGCAAGGACAGAGTTTTGAAGATTGGCAAGGTCCACCTCCATGGGATTTGACCTTGGGCGGTGATGGACACCCAAAGTTTCTCTGTGACGTGATG GTTGAAGGCTTAGCTAAACATTTAAGATGCGTTGGGATCAATGCTGCAATCCCATATTCAAAAAAGCCTGGACCCAG GGCGTTAATAGAACAAGCaaacaaagagaagagagtGCTGTTGACACGGGATGCCAAGCTGCTGAGACATGATTAtctaataaaaaatcaaatctatAGGGTAAAGAATCTTCTCAAGAATGAACAGCTACTCGAG ATCATTGAAACTTTCCAGCTGAAAATTTGTGAGGATCAGCTGATGTCAAGGTGCACCAAATGTAATGGCAGATTTATTCAAAAGCCCTTGACGACTGAAGAGGCTGTTGAAGCTGCGAAAGGTTTTCAAAGAATTCCTAACTGCTTGTTTGATAAGAATATAGAGTTTTGGCAATGTATGGACTGCAACCAACTTTACTGGGAG GGAACTCAATACCACAATGCAGTCCAGAAGTTCATTGATGTTTGCAAGTTGAATGAGTAA
- the LOC117619593 gene encoding dof zinc finger protein DOF4.6-like: MDTAHWPQGVGVVKSMEDSSPSRPILERRARPQKDQALNCPRCNSTTTKFCYYNNYSLSQPRYFCKTCRRYWTEGGSLRNVPVGGGSRKNNKRSNSSSPSTSSAKKVAHDHHNHVTTNTPHGNFPQHHDSASQNPKIHFQGQDLNLAYPPTDQEYDQVLPFSIDNKSQHQLNPSSSTTTSSHHHHLSAMELLKTGIASRGLASFMPMGVPDHSNNNNNITMFSTGFPMGVQEFKPSHGLSFSLDGFESSGYGCLQGVQEANNSHARLLFPTDEDLKQQIPSTTTITTEFDQHTRGEGDSGGYWNGMLGGGSW, translated from the exons ATGGACACAGCTCACTGGCCACAG gGGGTTGGAGTGGTTAAATCCATGGAAGATTCTTCTCCTTCAAGGCCCATCTTAGAGAGAAGGGCAAGGCCTCAAAAGGATCAAGCTTTGAATTGTCCAAGGTGCAATTCAACCACCACTAAATTCTGCTATTACAACAATTATAGTCTCTCTCAGCCAAGATATTTTTGCAAGACTTGTAGAAGGTATTGGACTGAAGGCGGCTCTCTAAGAAATGTTCCTGTGGGTGGAGGCTCAAGGAAGAATAATAAGAGATCGAATTCATCTTCACCGTCAACCTCTTCAGCAAAGAAGGTTGCTCATGATCATCATAATCATGTCACCACCAATACCCCACATGGCAATTTCCCTCAGCACCACGACTCTGCGTCTCAAAACCCTAAGATCCATTTCCAAGGCCAAGATCTCAACTTAGCATACCCACCAACTGATCAGGAATATGATCAGGTACTACCCTTTAGTATTGACAACAAAAGCCAGCACCAGCTGAACCCTAGCTCTTCTACCACGACTTcatctcatcatcatcatttgtCAGCTATGGAGCTGCTCAAGACTGGGATTGCATCAAGGGGGTTGGCCTCTTTCATGCCCATGGGTGTGCCTGATCATtcgaataataataataatattacaatGTTTTCTACTGGGTTTCCCATGGGTGTGCAGGAATTCAAGCCAAGTCATGGGCTGAGTTTTTCTCTAGATGGGTTCGAGAGTAGCGGGTACGGATGTCTTCAAGGGGTGCAAGAGGCAAACAATAGTCATGCAAGGCTCTTGTTTCCTACAGATGAGGATTTGAAGCAGCAGATTCCAAGCACCACTACTATCACCACTGAATTTGATCAGCACACCAGAGGGGAAGGGGATTCTGGTGGGTATTGGAACGGAATGTTAGGTGGAGGTTCatggtaa
- the LOC117619964 gene encoding protein yippee-like At4g27745 yields MADLVGPRLYSCCNCRNHVSLHDDIISKAFQGRHGRAFLFSHAMNVVVGTKEDRHLLTGLHTVADIHCGDCREVLGWKYERAYEASQKYKEGKFIFEKSKIVKEDW; encoded by the exons atgGCGGATTTGGTAGGGCCTAGATTGTACAGCTGTTGTAATTGCCGAAACCATGTTTCACTTCATGATGATATAATTTCTAAGGCTTTTCAG GGAAGACATGGCCGAGCTTTTCTGTTCTCCCACGCGATGAATGTTGTTGTTGGGACAAAAGAAGACAGACATCTGTTGACTGGACTGCATACTGTTGCAGACATCCATTGCGGTGATTGCCGTGAGGTGTTGGGGTGGAAGTATGAACGAGCTTATGAGGCATCACAGAAGTACAAGGAAGGGAAGTTCATATTTGAGAAGTCAAAAATTGTGAAGGAGGATTGGTAG